From Erwinia pyri, a single genomic window includes:
- the glgX gene encoding glycogen debranching protein GlgX, giving the protein MSQLLPGKATPAGAVYDGKGVNFTLFSQHAERVELCLFDEQGQEARMDLPGRTGAVWHGYLAAIKPGQRYGYRVHGPWQPEAGHRFNPNKLLVDPCAREVEGEVTDDPRFLGGEAEADPLDSAAVAPKSVVLADDFDWEEDAFPRVPWGATVIYEAHVRGLTKRHPGIPPEIRGTYAALGHPVMIDYFKRLGITSLELLPVACFAHEPRLLRQGLTNYWGYNPLAPCALDTRYASGVAGVQPRTEFQQAVKALHAAGIEVILDVVFNHTAELEETGPLLSMRGIDNQSYYWLDQQGGYQNWTGCGNTLNISHPEVMSWTLDCLRYWVEECHIDGFRFDLATVLGRTPEYRRDAELFQAIAACPILSQCKMIAEPWDIGPGGYQVGNFPVPFAEWNDHFRDTVRRYWLHGDISNGDFARRFAASSDLFQQPGRLPSAAINLVTAHDGFTLRDVVCFNEKHNEANGEDNRDGSNNNFSHNHGVEGLKAPILIVEHRRRSVHAMLTTLLLAQGTPMLLAGDEHGHSQHGNNNAYCQDNELTWLNWEQNDSGLFTFTAALIHLRKKIPALQADSWWQEGDGNVEWLGPEGEPLSAQAWQQGVHRLQILLSQNWLITLNATEEVCDIRLPQGRWHAIPPFAGDNNPILVTVWHGPAHGVCVFQKQS; this is encoded by the coding sequence ATGAGTCAACTGCTTCCTGGAAAAGCCACGCCTGCCGGCGCAGTGTATGACGGCAAAGGCGTGAACTTTACCCTGTTTTCTCAGCATGCAGAGCGCGTTGAACTCTGCCTGTTTGATGAACAGGGGCAGGAAGCACGTATGGATTTACCAGGCCGTACCGGCGCTGTCTGGCACGGCTATCTGGCCGCTATCAAACCCGGCCAGCGCTACGGTTATCGGGTACATGGCCCGTGGCAGCCTGAGGCGGGACATCGCTTCAACCCCAATAAACTGCTGGTCGATCCCTGCGCCCGTGAAGTAGAGGGCGAAGTCACCGACGACCCGCGTTTTCTGGGCGGTGAAGCAGAGGCAGATCCTCTCGACAGCGCAGCGGTAGCGCCGAAAAGCGTGGTGCTGGCCGATGATTTCGACTGGGAAGAGGACGCCTTTCCGCGCGTGCCCTGGGGGGCAACCGTGATCTATGAGGCGCACGTCCGCGGGCTGACAAAGCGGCATCCCGGTATTCCCCCGGAGATCAGGGGTACCTACGCGGCGCTGGGCCATCCGGTGATGATCGACTATTTCAAACGGCTCGGCATCACCAGCCTGGAGCTGTTGCCGGTGGCCTGTTTTGCCCATGAGCCGCGTCTGCTGCGTCAGGGGCTGACCAATTACTGGGGTTATAACCCGCTCGCTCCCTGTGCGCTGGATACGCGCTATGCTTCAGGGGTGGCGGGGGTGCAGCCCCGTACTGAGTTCCAGCAGGCGGTTAAAGCGCTGCATGCGGCGGGAATTGAGGTGATCCTTGATGTGGTGTTTAACCATACCGCCGAGCTGGAAGAGACGGGACCGCTCCTCTCCATGCGCGGTATTGATAATCAAAGCTACTACTGGCTCGACCAGCAGGGCGGCTATCAGAACTGGACCGGGTGCGGCAATACGCTGAATATCAGCCACCCTGAAGTGATGAGCTGGACGCTGGATTGCCTGCGTTACTGGGTGGAAGAGTGCCACATTGATGGGTTCCGCTTTGATCTGGCCACCGTGCTGGGCAGAACGCCAGAGTACCGGCGGGATGCGGAGCTGTTTCAGGCCATTGCGGCCTGCCCGATCCTCTCGCAGTGCAAAATGATTGCTGAGCCGTGGGATATCGGACCGGGCGGCTATCAGGTAGGGAATTTCCCTGTGCCGTTTGCCGAATGGAACGACCATTTCCGGGATACCGTAAGGCGTTACTGGTTGCACGGCGATATCTCTAACGGCGATTTCGCCAGAAGATTTGCCGCTTCAAGCGATCTCTTTCAGCAGCCGGGACGTTTACCTTCTGCCGCCATTAATCTGGTGACTGCACACGACGGCTTTACCCTGCGGGATGTGGTCTGCTTTAACGAAAAACATAATGAAGCCAACGGGGAAGATAACCGTGATGGCAGCAACAACAATTTCAGTCACAACCACGGTGTTGAAGGACTGAAAGCTCCGATTTTGATTGTGGAACACCGTCGCCGCAGCGTGCATGCGATGCTGACCACATTGCTGTTAGCGCAAGGCACGCCAATGCTGCTGGCCGGTGATGAACACGGGCACAGCCAGCACGGCAACAATAACGCCTACTGTCAGGATAATGAGCTCACCTGGCTCAACTGGGAACAGAATGACAGCGGGTTATTTACCTTTACTGCCGCTTTGATTCACCTGCGCAAAAAGATCCCTGCGCTGCAAGCGGATAGCTGGTGGCAGGAGGGAGACGGAAACGTAGAGTGGCTGGGCCCGGAAGGAGAGCCGCTTAGCGCGCAGGCGTGGCAGCAGGGCGTGCATCGTCTGCAGATCTTGCTGTCGCAAAACTGGTTAATCACCCTCAACGCCACCGAAGAAGTGTGCGATATCAGACTGCCTCAAGGGCGATGGCACGCCATACCGCCCTTCGCCGGGGATAATAACCCG
- the glgB gene encoding 1,4-alpha-glucan branching enzyme, giving the protein MSELTDRRHINELISGHYADPFSLLGMHQTSQGLEVRALLPDATEVWVIETNTGRKCAQLECIDSRGFFHGVIPRRKNPFRYQLAVTWHGEQNLIDDAYRFGPLLAEMDSWLLAEGTHLRPYETMGAHADVIDGVIGTRFSVWAPNAKRVSVVGDFNYWDGRRHPMRFRREIGVWELFVPGAVPGHLYKFEIIDLHGNLRLKADPYAFEAQMRPDSASVICGIPPKMEIPEARRRANDFDAPISIYEVHLGSWRRHTDNNFWLSYKELAEQLVPYAKEMGFTHLELMPINEHPFDGSWGYQPTGMYAPTRRFGTRDEFRNFIAAAHEAGLNVLLDWVPGHFPSDDFSLAKFDGTELYEHGDPREGYHQDWNTLIYNFGRREVSNYLSGNALYWIERFGIDGLRVDAVASMIYRDYSRAEGEWVPNHLGGRENLEAIAFLRYTNRTLGSHAPGSVTIAEESTDFPGVSRPPESGGLGFWYKWNLGWMHDTLDYMKLDPVHRKHHHNNLTFGMLYNSTENFVLPLSHDEVVHGKRSILDRMPGDAWQKFANLRAYYGWMFGFPGKKLLFMGCEFAQGREWDHDSSLDWHLLEGHDNWHNGVQRLVRDLNHTYRAHPALYQLDFDTMGFEWLVVDDFENSVFVFVRRDREGNEMMVVSNFTPVLRENYRFGVTGAGSWKEVLNTDSEHYHGSNAGNLGSIHSEAHPSHNREHSVCITLPPLSTLWLVREAS; this is encoded by the coding sequence ATGTCCGAGCTTACGGATCGTCGGCATATTAACGAATTGATTTCCGGCCATTACGCCGACCCTTTTTCACTCCTGGGTATGCACCAGACAAGTCAGGGTCTGGAAGTCCGGGCGCTGCTGCCCGATGCCACGGAAGTCTGGGTGATTGAAACCAATACCGGGCGCAAATGCGCTCAGCTTGAGTGCATCGATTCACGCGGATTTTTTCACGGAGTGATCCCAAGACGTAAGAATCCTTTCCGTTATCAGCTGGCTGTTACCTGGCATGGTGAGCAGAACCTGATTGATGACGCCTACCGCTTTGGCCCGTTACTGGCTGAAATGGACAGCTGGCTGCTGGCTGAGGGCACCCACCTGCGTCCCTATGAAACCATGGGCGCACATGCGGATGTGATTGATGGGGTAATCGGTACCCGCTTCTCCGTCTGGGCGCCGAATGCAAAGCGCGTTTCCGTGGTAGGGGATTTTAACTACTGGGATGGCCGTCGCCATCCGATGCGTTTCCGCCGTGAAATCGGCGTCTGGGAGCTGTTTGTTCCCGGTGCCGTACCGGGCCATCTCTATAAGTTCGAGATTATCGATCTGCATGGCAACTTGCGCCTGAAGGCCGATCCCTACGCTTTCGAAGCGCAGATGCGTCCGGACAGCGCCTCCGTGATCTGCGGTATCCCGCCTAAGATGGAGATACCTGAAGCGCGGCGGAGAGCCAACGATTTCGATGCCCCTATCTCAATCTATGAGGTTCACCTCGGATCCTGGCGCCGCCATACCGACAATAATTTCTGGCTGAGTTACAAAGAGCTGGCTGAACAGCTGGTGCCCTATGCTAAAGAGATGGGCTTTACCCACCTTGAGCTGATGCCGATTAACGAGCACCCGTTCGACGGCAGCTGGGGCTATCAGCCTACCGGTATGTACGCGCCTACCCGCCGTTTCGGCACCCGCGACGAGTTCCGCAATTTCATCGCCGCTGCGCATGAGGCGGGGCTTAACGTGCTGCTTGACTGGGTACCGGGCCATTTCCCCTCTGATGACTTCAGCCTGGCGAAATTTGACGGCACCGAGCTCTATGAGCACGGTGACCCGCGTGAAGGCTACCACCAGGACTGGAACACGCTGATTTATAACTTTGGCCGCCGTGAAGTGAGTAATTACCTTTCCGGCAACGCGCTTTACTGGATCGAACGGTTTGGCATTGACGGACTGCGTGTGGATGCGGTGGCCTCGATGATTTACCGCGACTACAGCCGCGCAGAGGGCGAATGGGTGCCTAATCACCTGGGCGGCAGAGAGAATCTGGAAGCGATCGCCTTCCTGCGTTACACCAACCGTACTCTGGGGAGCCATGCACCAGGCTCGGTGACTATTGCGGAGGAGTCTACCGACTTCCCTGGCGTCTCCAGACCGCCTGAATCGGGTGGATTAGGTTTCTGGTACAAGTGGAACCTGGGCTGGATGCACGACACCCTCGACTATATGAAGCTGGATCCGGTCCACCGTAAGCATCACCACAACAACCTGACCTTCGGCATGCTCTATAACTCCACCGAGAACTTCGTGCTGCCGCTCTCTCACGATGAAGTGGTACACGGCAAGCGTTCGATTCTGGACCGCATGCCTGGCGATGCCTGGCAAAAGTTCGCCAACCTGCGCGCCTATTACGGCTGGATGTTTGGCTTCCCGGGCAAAAAGCTGCTGTTTATGGGCTGTGAATTTGCCCAGGGAAGAGAGTGGGATCATGACAGCAGCCTGGACTGGCATCTGCTGGAGGGGCACGACAACTGGCATAACGGCGTACAGCGGCTGGTACGCGACCTGAACCACACCTACCGGGCCCATCCTGCGCTTTATCAGCTCGATTTTGACACCATGGGCTTTGAGTGGCTGGTGGTCGACGACTTTGAAAACTCCGTGTTTGTCTTTGTGCGTCGCGATCGCGAAGGCAACGAAATGATGGTTGTCAGTAACTTTACGCCAGTGCTACGCGAAAACTACCGCTTTGGCGTAACGGGCGCAGGCAGCTGGAAAGAGGTGCTGAACACCGACTCAGAACATTATCACGGCAGTAACGCAGGGAATCTGGGAAGCATTCACAGTGAAGCGCACCCCAGCCATAACCGTGAGCATTCGGTCTGCATCACGCTGCCGCCGTTATCCACCCTTTGGCTGGTGAGAGAAGCGTCATGA